The following proteins come from a genomic window of Acinetobacter sp. SAAs474:
- a CDS encoding class II histone deacetylase → MKTAFFNDEWCYWHSTGLYAGILPIGGWVQVPSGASHAESPETKRRLKNLLEVSGLMQHMVSLSAPAITEQDLLRIHPQHYLDHFKQVSDQGGGPLGVEAPIGPGSYEIAKISAGLACAAVEKVYLGEFANAYSLSRPPGHHCLPDQAMGFCFLANIPLAIERAKAEHGLGKVVVIDWDVHHGNGTQHIYYQRDDVLTISIHQDQCFPPGYSGDQDRGEGLGKGYNINIPLYAGSGHDAYIYAFEQIVLPAIAQFQPEMIIVACGYDANGLDPLARMLLHSDSFREMTRLTRQAAEQYCDGKLVIVHEGGYSESYVPFCGLAVLEDMTGIRTAVVDPCKDFIIEQQQGEAFQNFQKQRIDELVHNFAE, encoded by the coding sequence ATGAAAACAGCCTTTTTTAATGATGAATGGTGTTACTGGCATAGTACTGGATTATATGCCGGAATTTTACCGATTGGTGGTTGGGTACAAGTACCCAGTGGCGCCAGTCATGCAGAATCTCCCGAAACCAAACGACGTTTAAAAAATTTGCTGGAAGTTTCAGGTTTAATGCAGCACATGGTTTCATTGTCTGCACCCGCCATAACGGAGCAGGATTTATTGCGTATTCATCCACAGCATTATCTTGATCATTTTAAACAAGTCAGTGATCAAGGGGGTGGTCCGTTGGGTGTGGAAGCACCGATTGGTCCTGGTAGTTATGAAATTGCTAAAATTTCTGCGGGTTTAGCCTGTGCAGCGGTTGAAAAGGTGTATTTGGGTGAATTTGCTAATGCTTATAGCTTATCGCGTCCACCAGGTCATCATTGTTTACCTGATCAGGCTATGGGCTTTTGCTTTTTGGCCAATATTCCACTGGCCATTGAACGTGCCAAAGCAGAGCATGGTTTAGGCAAAGTCGTGGTAATTGATTGGGATGTGCATCATGGTAATGGTACCCAGCATATCTATTATCAACGTGATGATGTATTGACCATTTCTATTCATCAAGATCAGTGTTTCCCACCTGGTTATAGTGGCGATCAGGATCGTGGTGAAGGTTTAGGTAAAGGCTATAATATCAATATTCCTTTATATGCTGGCAGTGGTCATGACGCCTATATCTATGCATTTGAGCAAATTGTCTTGCCTGCGATAGCACAATTTCAACCTGAAATGATTATTGTTGCGTGTGGTTATGATGCCAATGGTCTGGATCCTTTAGCAAGAATGTTATTGCATAGTGATTCCTTTCGTGAGATGACCCGTCTTACCCGACAGGCTGCTGAACAATATTGTGATGGAAAACTGGTGATTGTACATGAAGGAGGCTATTCAGAATCTTATGTACCGTTTTGCGGTCTTGCGGTACTTGAAGACATGACAGGGATACGTACTGCAGTTGTTGATCCATGTAAAGATTTTATTATTGAACAGCAACAAGGCGAAGCATTTCAAAATTTTCAAAAACAGCGTATTGATGAGTTGGTGCATAATTTCGCTGAGTAA
- a CDS encoding APC family permease — MTNNNALKQGSLGLFTVVFFVVAAASPLTGVIGALPVTFFIGNGVGVPSIFILAGILLLLFSFGFVTMAKYVVNAGAFYAYIVQGIGVRCGLGGLNAALLAYIAIQLAVSAMFGFFTNQFIQSHWNIEIPWWIYSILMQMLVVVLGILKVEIGGKVLGILLLLEIGIVLLLDFVSVNNAAQYSFASFAPSVFLSGNIGISLVFAICSFIGFEATAIYSEECKDPQKTVARATFIAVCLITVFYAVTSWSLIQYVGQSKLVEVAAADPGMMIYNIAQQSLGPWSIELMSLLLITSLFAATQAFHNSLSRYLFTMSRDGLIWSKMANTHANNNTPYIASIIQGIFIIVILALTGLKNLDPMVDVFAWGSVIASMSILVLQIGVSVAVMIFFRKNSHLPVSLWNGTIAPFLALIGMSCVLVLVVQNIKTLSGSESPVIQLVPWFVFAVVFVGIFWAQMIQMVQPQKFKQLKKLIEYI, encoded by the coding sequence ATGACGAACAATAACGCATTAAAACAAGGAAGCCTAGGGCTATTTACAGTAGTATTTTTTGTCGTTGCTGCAGCGTCACCCTTAACTGGTGTTATTGGTGCACTTCCAGTAACTTTTTTTATTGGTAATGGGGTTGGTGTACCAAGTATTTTTATTCTAGCGGGAATATTGTTGTTATTGTTTAGTTTTGGCTTTGTGACCATGGCTAAATATGTGGTTAATGCTGGTGCATTTTATGCCTATATTGTACAGGGTATTGGTGTCCGTTGTGGCTTAGGAGGATTAAATGCTGCATTACTTGCCTATATTGCAATTCAATTGGCGGTCAGTGCTATGTTTGGTTTCTTTACCAATCAGTTTATTCAATCACATTGGAATATTGAAATCCCGTGGTGGATCTATTCAATTTTAATGCAAATGCTGGTGGTTGTTTTAGGCATCTTAAAAGTTGAAATCGGTGGGAAAGTTTTAGGAATATTATTACTTTTAGAAATTGGGATTGTGTTATTACTTGATTTTGTGAGTGTAAATAACGCTGCACAATATAGTTTTGCATCATTTGCACCCAGTGTATTTCTCAGTGGTAATATTGGGATTTCATTGGTATTTGCCATCTGTTCATTCATCGGTTTTGAGGCGACTGCTATCTATTCGGAAGAATGTAAAGATCCTCAAAAAACCGTAGCACGTGCGACTTTTATTGCCGTCTGTTTAATTACGGTATTTTATGCCGTAACGTCATGGTCACTCATTCAGTATGTTGGTCAGAGCAAACTGGTTGAAGTTGCTGCTGCCGATCCGGGTATGATGATTTATAACATTGCACAACAAAGTCTGGGACCATGGTCAATTGAATTAATGTCATTATTATTAATCACCAGTTTATTTGCTGCAACACAAGCATTTCACAATTCACTTTCACGTTATTTATTTACCATGAGCCGTGATGGTTTGATTTGGTCAAAAATGGCCAATACACATGCGAATAATAATACACCTTATATTGCCAGTATCATTCAAGGTATATTCATTATCGTGATTCTGGCATTGACCGGATTAAAAAATCTAGATCCGATGGTTGATGTTTTTGCATGGGGTTCCGTGATCGCCAGTATGTCTATTTTGGTATTACAGATCGGTGTTTCTGTTGCAGTGATGATTTTCTTTAGAAAAAACTCACATCTTCCAGTCTCTTTATGGAACGGTACGATTGCACCATTTTTAGCCCTGATTGGTATGAGCTGTGTATTGGTTCTGGTGGTACAAAATATTAAGACATTAAGTGGTAGTGAGTCACCCGTTATTCAACTGGTTCCTTGGTTTGTTTTTGCAGTTGTTTTTGTCGGTATTTTCTGGGCACAAATGATTCAAATGGTACAACCACAGAAATTTAAACAATTAAAAAAGTTGATTGAATATATCTAA
- a CDS encoding CoA-acylating methylmalonate-semialdehyde dehydrogenase translates to MNAIHQQQHNLATKKVKLLINGEFVESKTSHWQDIINPATQEVLGQVPFATTEEVHAAIQSAQTAFADWHQTPIQARMRIMLKLQALIRSQLKDIAQVLTAEQGKTLADAEGDIQRGLEVVEHACSIGTLQMGEYIEGVARGIDTYTIQQPLGVCAGITPFNFPAMIPLWMFPMAIVCGNTFVLKPSEQDPLSTMMLVELAIQAGVPAGVLNVVHGGKEVVDLLCTHQDIKAISFVGSTAVGTHVYQLAGQHAKRVQSMMGAKNHVVVMPDANKEQTLNALVGAAFGAAGQRCMALSVAVMVGESKHWVDDLVNKAKLLKVNAGHEPDTDVGPVISKRAKTRILDLIESGVAQGAELLLDGRNVDVKGYEQGNFIGPTIFNHANTDMRIYQEEIFGPVLVIIHVDCLQDAIQLINANPFGNGVGLFTQSGSTARIFQQQINIGQVGINIPIPVPVPFFSFTGSRGSKLGDLGPYGKQAIQFYTQTKTITSRWFEDSQASSSTVNTTINLG, encoded by the coding sequence ATGAACGCTATTCATCAACAGCAGCATAACCTTGCAACCAAGAAAGTAAAACTTCTGATTAATGGTGAGTTTGTTGAGTCAAAAACCAGTCACTGGCAAGATATTATTAATCCTGCAACTCAGGAAGTATTAGGGCAAGTCCCTTTTGCCACGACAGAAGAAGTACATGCTGCCATTCAATCGGCACAAACTGCATTTGCAGATTGGCATCAGACACCAATTCAGGCCCGTATGCGTATTATGCTTAAACTACAGGCCTTAATTCGTAGTCAATTAAAAGATATTGCCCAAGTATTGACTGCTGAACAAGGAAAAACGCTGGCTGATGCAGAGGGGGATATTCAGCGTGGTTTAGAAGTGGTTGAGCATGCATGTTCGATTGGGACATTACAAATGGGAGAATATATCGAGGGCGTTGCCCGTGGTATTGATACCTATACCATACAGCAACCACTTGGTGTTTGTGCAGGAATTACCCCGTTTAATTTTCCTGCCATGATTCCATTATGGATGTTTCCAATGGCGATCGTCTGTGGTAATACCTTTGTATTAAAACCTTCTGAGCAAGATCCATTATCGACCATGATGCTGGTTGAACTGGCAATTCAGGCTGGAGTTCCTGCAGGAGTATTAAATGTAGTACATGGTGGTAAAGAGGTGGTCGATCTATTATGTACACATCAAGATATTAAAGCGATTTCTTTTGTCGGTTCAACTGCTGTTGGCACGCATGTATATCAGCTTGCAGGACAACATGCCAAACGTGTACAGTCGATGATGGGTGCCAAAAATCATGTCGTGGTCATGCCTGATGCCAATAAAGAACAGACACTCAATGCATTGGTGGGTGCTGCTTTTGGTGCTGCTGGTCAACGTTGTATGGCACTTTCTGTCGCGGTGATGGTCGGTGAAAGCAAACATTGGGTGGATGATTTAGTCAACAAGGCTAAATTATTAAAAGTGAATGCTGGTCATGAACCAGATACGGATGTAGGTCCTGTCATTTCCAAACGTGCTAAAACACGTATTCTTGATTTAATTGAAAGTGGTGTTGCACAAGGCGCAGAATTATTACTCGATGGCCGCAATGTTGATGTCAAAGGCTATGAGCAGGGTAATTTTATTGGACCTACGATTTTTAATCATGCCAATACCGATATGCGTATCTATCAGGAAGAAATTTTTGGTCCTGTATTGGTGATTATTCATGTCGACTGTTTACAAGATGCCATTCAGTTGATTAATGCCAATCCATTTGGTAATGGTGTTGGACTATTTACCCAAAGTGGCAGTACAGCACGTATTTTTCAGCAGCAGATTAACATCGGTCAAGTCGGCATTAATATTCCTATTCCAGTCCCTGTACCATTCTTTAGTTTCACGGGTTCTCGTGGTTCAAAACTAGGTGATCTAGGACCTTATGGTAAACAGGCGATTCAGTTCTATACCCAAACCAAAACCATCACCAGTCGTTGGTTTGAAGATAGTCAGGCAAGTAGCAGTACAGTCAATACTACCATTAATTTAGGTTAA
- a CDS encoding tyramine oxidase subunit B: MTQDTKIDFIYLSESDMIKAGVTNMPACVQTMEDMFSLLYYGDYRMAGPNNDSHGAMMVFPENSPFPNMPKPTADRRFMAMPAYLGGKFGTTGVKWYGSNIANRQKGLPRSILMFTLNDTDTGAPMAYMSANLLSAYRTGAIPGVGAKHLAREDAKVIGLVGPGVMGRTSVAAFMAVRPNIDTIKIKGRSQKSIDEFVLWLKENFPQITNIQVVESVEEVVRGSDIITYCNSGEVGDPNTYPMVKRAWVKKGAFLAMPAGCNIDDAMQAADVRKVLDNPGMYEAWFEELPKPAHHTVPLIGVKFMDLVEEGKIAATQLEDFGKIVAQEAPARQNDDEIILMSVGGMPVEDVAWATVIYQNALAQGIGTKLNLWDSPTLR, encoded by the coding sequence ATGACTCAAGATACAAAAATTGATTTTATTTACTTATCGGAATCAGACATGATCAAGGCTGGCGTCACCAATATGCCTGCTTGTGTTCAAACCATGGAAGATATGTTTAGTCTACTGTACTACGGTGATTACCGTATGGCTGGACCTAATAATGATTCACATGGTGCCATGATGGTTTTTCCTGAAAACTCTCCTTTTCCCAATATGCCCAAACCAACAGCCGATCGACGCTTTATGGCGATGCCAGCCTATTTGGGCGGTAAGTTTGGTACGACGGGCGTGAAATGGTATGGCTCTAATATTGCAAATCGCCAAAAAGGCCTACCACGTTCTATTTTAATGTTCACTTTAAATGATACGGACACTGGTGCGCCAATGGCGTATATGTCTGCAAATTTATTATCAGCTTATCGTACTGGTGCGATTCCTGGTGTAGGTGCAAAACATCTGGCACGTGAAGATGCAAAAGTCATTGGTTTGGTGGGTCCCGGGGTCATGGGACGGACTTCGGTTGCAGCATTTATGGCGGTACGTCCAAATATCGATACGATTAAAATTAAAGGGCGTAGTCAAAAGAGTATTGATGAGTTTGTACTGTGGCTCAAAGAAAACTTCCCACAAATCACTAATATTCAAGTTGTAGAAAGTGTAGAAGAGGTGGTTCGAGGTTCAGACATTATTACCTATTGTAATTCTGGCGAGGTGGGTGATCCAAATACCTATCCGATGGTTAAAAGAGCATGGGTCAAGAAAGGTGCATTTTTAGCTATGCCAGCAGGATGCAATATTGATGATGCAATGCAAGCCGCAGATGTGCGTAAGGTACTCGATAATCCGGGGATGTATGAAGCTTGGTTTGAAGAATTACCAAAACCAGCACATCACACCGTACCATTAATTGGGGTTAAATTTATGGATTTGGTCGAAGAAGGAAAAATTGCAGCAACGCAATTAGAAGATTTCGGAAAAATTGTGGCACAAGAAGCACCCGCACGTCAAAACGATGATGAAATTATTTTAATGTCAGTCGGTGGTATGCCTGTTGAAGACGTCGCTTGGGCAACCGTGATTTATCAAAATGCATTAGCACAAGGCATTGGGACCAAACTTAATCTTTGGGATAGTCCAACCTTACGTTAA
- a CDS encoding helix-turn-helix domain-containing protein, whose amino-acid sequence MQLQSMSENRCITESYVHAEILNEWILTYDQVSAGKFESYLREISFDDIQIYEERFVPSIFQRGLAKKNSLCIGMFSQLSNNAIWLGKNITGHEILSCYDEGEILLRLPENSAFYSLTIPFNLLNDHNLQYNHAKYGHILEAQYSEIFYRKFTQLLNDVLKNSHLIQNSATQQQVKSEILALGDDFLSVLNAHHQPIRVSNQKAQNVVKTVCEVLNDNPDYCYSIEELCHITCTSRRTLQNCFEQITGQSPALFLKMMKLNAVRRMLQYSSTQMTISDIAAHWGFWHLSQFAVDYKRLFGESPSQTMLYKKSKLILC is encoded by the coding sequence ATGCAATTACAGTCAATGAGTGAAAATCGGTGTATTACCGAGTCATATGTACATGCCGAAATATTAAATGAATGGATTTTGACCTATGACCAAGTTTCTGCTGGAAAATTTGAAAGTTATCTACGTGAAATTTCCTTCGACGATATTCAAATTTATGAAGAAAGATTTGTACCTTCAATTTTCCAACGTGGTTTGGCTAAAAAAAATTCATTATGTATAGGGATGTTTTCGCAACTTTCAAATAATGCGATTTGGTTGGGTAAAAATATTACAGGACATGAAATTCTTTCTTGTTATGATGAAGGAGAGATTTTATTACGATTGCCTGAAAATAGTGCATTTTACTCCTTAACTATTCCATTTAACTTATTAAATGATCATAATTTGCAATATAATCATGCAAAATACGGTCATATACTTGAAGCACAATATAGTGAAATTTTTTATAGAAAATTTACCCAACTACTTAATGATGTATTAAAAAATTCACATTTAATTCAAAATTCTGCGACACAACAGCAGGTAAAATCTGAAATTTTAGCCCTTGGTGACGATTTTTTGAGTGTATTAAATGCTCATCATCAACCGATTCGAGTTTCCAACCAAAAAGCACAAAATGTGGTTAAAACAGTCTGTGAAGTCTTGAATGATAATCCTGACTATTGTTATTCAATTGAAGAATTATGTCATATTACATGCACATCACGTAGAACATTACAAAACTGTTTCGAGCAGATTACCGGACAAAGTCCAGCATTATTTTTAAAGATGATGAAATTGAATGCAGTACGTAGAATGTTACAGTATTCATCCACACAAATGACAATTAGTGATATTGCAGCCCATTGGGGTTTTTGGCATTTATCACAATTTGCAGTAGATTATAAGCGCTTATTTGGAGAATCACCATCACAAACGATGCTGTATAAAAAATCCAAATTAATTTTATGTTGA
- a CDS encoding Rid family hydrolase, with protein sequence MSKITKVNTSSVFEEKGSYSRLVMVDNWIYVSNTAGRHPETKLISEDVLQQTEQVFKNIEVALATVDASLADVVMSRVFIQDPADTAKVMDFIGTKFKGINPATTVTCPPLGSTVYKVELELTAYRGAAKLELEHIKIA encoded by the coding sequence ATGAGTAAAATTACTAAAGTTAATACCAGTTCAGTATTCGAAGAGAAAGGTAGTTATTCACGTTTAGTGATGGTAGATAACTGGATTTATGTTTCTAACACTGCAGGGCGTCATCCTGAAACTAAATTAATTTCAGAAGATGTTTTACAACAAACTGAACAAGTTTTTAAAAATATTGAAGTAGCCTTAGCCACTGTTGATGCTTCATTGGCAGATGTCGTGATGTCTCGTGTCTTTATTCAAGATCCTGCAGATACAGCAAAAGTAATGGATTTTATTGGCACTAAATTTAAAGGCATTAATCCAGCAACGACCGTGACATGTCCTCCACTGGGCTCTACAGTATATAAAGTTGAGTTAGAACTCACAGCATATCGTGGTGCAGCAAAATTAGAGCTTGAGCATATTAAAATTGCTTAA
- a CDS encoding FAD-binding oxidoreductase gives MVPTIVPVKTSSQLPATATVVIIGGGIVGLNAALTLAERNISVVVIEKGQIAAEQSSRNLGWVRKTNRLADDVPLALASDQLWSEMNERVAGEVGYRQAGIMFLSSQPEQIELQQKWLKSVAHLNLDSKIISAQDVNELVPHGQANWAGALYTPSDGRAEPTLASSAIATAAIKHGAIIVEQCAARQLDIQNGRVVGVYTEKGKISCDQILLAGGFWSRRFLGNLGISLPSLPLVCSVFKTKPMQGPTEIAVGASNFSFRKHIDGGYIITQRGKLDAPLTLDHLLLGSKYWQQLKTQRDFLNISFGRYFFQDLSAPRKWSKDTVTQFEKVRMMDPVANQTLNQEAWQNLAAAWPIFKHAEIENSWAGMIDVTPDSNPIIDSIEHIQGLTIATGFSGHGFGTSPAAGHLAADLISQHQPIIDPTPYSFKRL, from the coding sequence ATGGTTCCAACGATTGTTCCGGTAAAAACGTCAAGTCAATTACCTGCAACGGCAACGGTTGTGATTATTGGTGGAGGCATTGTTGGACTCAATGCTGCTTTAACATTAGCAGAAAGAAATATTTCTGTGGTGGTGATTGAAAAAGGCCAGATTGCAGCTGAACAGTCTTCACGTAATTTGGGTTGGGTACGTAAAACCAATCGATTGGCTGATGATGTACCCCTTGCATTAGCATCTGATCAACTTTGGTCAGAAATGAATGAACGTGTTGCAGGAGAGGTGGGTTATCGTCAAGCTGGAATTATGTTTTTATCGAGTCAGCCAGAACAGATTGAATTACAGCAAAAATGGCTAAAATCAGTTGCTCATTTAAATTTGGATTCAAAAATTATCAGTGCACAAGACGTCAATGAATTGGTTCCACATGGTCAAGCCAATTGGGCCGGTGCGCTCTATACACCTTCCGATGGTCGTGCTGAGCCAACTTTGGCATCCAGTGCAATTGCTACAGCAGCCATCAAGCATGGTGCGATTATTGTTGAGCAATGTGCTGCACGTCAATTAGATATCCAAAATGGGCGTGTGGTAGGGGTGTATACTGAAAAGGGTAAAATCAGTTGTGATCAAATCTTACTTGCAGGCGGCTTCTGGTCACGTCGTTTCTTGGGGAATTTAGGTATTTCATTACCAAGTTTACCATTGGTGTGTTCTGTATTTAAGACCAAACCGATGCAGGGGCCAACAGAAATTGCCGTAGGCGCATCTAATTTTTCTTTTAGAAAACATATTGATGGTGGCTATATTATTACTCAACGCGGTAAGTTGGATGCACCTTTAACATTGGATCATTTATTATTGGGTAGTAAATATTGGCAACAATTAAAAACACAACGTGATTTTTTAAATATTTCGTTTGGACGTTATTTTTTTCAGGATTTATCGGCACCACGTAAATGGTCTAAAGATACAGTCACGCAATTTGAAAAAGTACGTATGATGGACCCAGTAGCAAATCAAACCTTAAATCAAGAAGCATGGCAAAACTTAGCTGCCGCGTGGCCGATATTTAAACATGCTGAAATTGAAAATAGTTGGGCAGGCATGATTGATGTAACGCCAGATTCCAATCCGATTATTGATTCAATTGAACATATCCAAGGGCTAACGATTGCAACAGGATTTTCAGGTCATGGTTTTGGTACTTCGCCTGCTGCTGGGCATTTAGCTGCCGATTTGATTTCACAGCATCAGCCCATTATTGATCCAACACCTTATAGCTTTAAACGGTTATAG
- the mmsB gene encoding 3-hydroxyisobutyrate dehydrogenase, giving the protein MNIAFIGLGNMGGAMAKNLLKSGYQVYGFDLNTLALEHFAAAGGIVCASPQDAAQHADVVLTMLPAAKHVRDVYLGANGILNVLKAATICIDSSTIDPNTIQEIAAAAEACQVHVCDAPVSGGTLGAQDATLTFMVGADSDTFAAIQPVLSAMGKNLVHCGPIGTGQVAKICNNLILGISMTAVAESMALGVQLGMDPQALAGVINSSTGRCWSSEVYNPWPGICENAPASRGYRDGFAAQLMLKDLGLAVEAAAQAQYPMVLGNVVQKMYQQLCREGDAHLDFSSIMYQYCPEYAQD; this is encoded by the coding sequence ATGAATATTGCATTTATTGGTTTGGGTAACATGGGCGGCGCGATGGCAAAAAATCTGCTCAAGTCTGGTTATCAAGTTTATGGTTTTGATTTAAATACACTGGCACTTGAGCATTTTGCAGCGGCTGGCGGTATTGTTTGTGCCAGTCCTCAAGATGCAGCGCAACATGCTGATGTGGTGCTGACCATGTTGCCTGCAGCAAAACATGTCCGTGATGTATATTTAGGTGCAAATGGTATTTTAAATGTGCTTAAAGCAGCAACGATTTGTATTGATAGTAGTACGATTGATCCTAATACCATTCAGGAAATTGCTGCGGCAGCAGAAGCATGTCAGGTTCACGTTTGTGATGCTCCTGTTTCTGGGGGAACTTTAGGGGCTCAAGATGCGACCTTAACATTTATGGTCGGTGCGGATAGCGATACTTTTGCTGCTATTCAACCAGTATTAAGTGCTATGGGGAAAAACTTGGTACATTGTGGTCCAATTGGTACGGGACAAGTGGCTAAAATCTGTAACAATTTGATTTTAGGTATTTCGATGACTGCTGTGGCTGAAAGTATGGCATTGGGTGTTCAGCTTGGTATGGATCCTCAAGCATTGGCAGGTGTGATTAACAGTTCAACAGGGCGCTGCTGGAGTTCAGAAGTTTATAATCCTTGGCCGGGTATTTGTGAAAATGCACCTGCTTCACGTGGTTATCGTGATGGTTTTGCTGCACAGTTGATGCTCAAAGATTTAGGTTTGGCTGTAGAAGCAGCAGCGCAGGCGCAATATCCAATGGTGCTTGGCAATGTGGTACAAAAAATGTATCAACAGCTATGTCGAGAGGGAGATGCACATTTAGATTTTTCCAGCATTATGTATCAGTATTGTCCTGAATACGCCCAAGATTAA
- a CDS encoding response regulator transcription factor, with protein MQTKSWNQFVDHFIYALNRVVPLQSFFAYHVKFSTTTAHLNAYYAKNIPQHSIHHYVDYMCQYDPINALQQPQKSVMTQLKHQHIPQPYSDFLKDNQVLDNIELIFQADHENCLAISLIRSENEQVFSPQEIEMIQSCYDLAQYNGTKHLGSQIANTACQEMIKLLTRSEREVLTLILTGKKNQEIADALFVSLATVKTHIYHIFQKTMVKSKRELILKALAAS; from the coding sequence ATGCAAACAAAATCATGGAATCAATTTGTCGATCATTTTATCTATGCCTTAAATCGTGTAGTTCCACTACAAAGTTTCTTTGCTTATCATGTTAAGTTTTCAACGACAACAGCACATTTAAACGCCTATTATGCTAAAAATATTCCTCAACATTCGATTCATCATTATGTTGATTATATGTGTCAATATGATCCAATTAATGCACTACAACAACCACAAAAATCAGTCATGACACAGCTAAAACATCAACATATTCCTCAACCTTATTCTGATTTTTTAAAAGACAATCAGGTACTCGATAATATTGAATTAATTTTTCAGGCTGATCATGAAAACTGCCTAGCAATCAGCCTTATTCGCAGTGAAAATGAGCAGGTTTTTAGTCCACAAGAAATTGAAATGATTCAAAGTTGTTATGATTTAGCACAATATAATGGTACTAAACACTTAGGTTCTCAGATAGCGAATACTGCTTGTCAAGAGATGATTAAATTATTAACACGCTCCGAACGTGAAGTTTTAACCCTTATTTTAACTGGCAAGAAAAATCAGGAAATTGCCGATGCCTTATTTGTCAGTCTTGCCACAGTTAAAACACATATTTATCATATTTTTCAAAAAACCATGGTTAAAAGTAAACGTGAACTCATTCTTAAAGCCTTAGCAGCATCATAA
- a CDS encoding LysR family transcriptional regulator: MKVDWDHLRFFLTLARAKTLTNTARLMTVEHSTVSRRIQALETALGKQLFKREASGYELTAEGLILLPQVEQMEQAFAQIDISKHPLQGRVRIGAPEGFGTAFLTRLLAEFSQHYPLLTIDLIPVPKTIKLSHREADIVISIDRPKSGPYIITRLSNYCLKLYGSESYLANNALISNINDLTQHRFIDYIDDLVYSSALYSLARLPVPLSACFRSNSILAQQIAVSAGAGLAILPCFLAHNKAELKTVLSDQICFTHTFWMLTLVDLQHEPKIKLVWNFLRKQADLQQDILMDHEYVTQQRWPK; encoded by the coding sequence ATGAAAGTTGACTGGGATCACTTACGGTTTTTTTTAACCTTGGCACGTGCTAAAACACTGACCAATACAGCACGATTAATGACAGTTGAACACAGTACTGTTTCACGTCGAATTCAAGCATTAGAAACGGCCCTTGGTAAACAGCTTTTTAAACGTGAAGCAAGCGGTTATGAATTAACTGCTGAAGGTTTAATACTGTTACCGCAAGTCGAACAAATGGAGCAGGCTTTTGCACAAATTGATATCTCTAAACACCCGTTACAGGGCCGTGTGCGTATTGGTGCACCAGAAGGATTTGGTACCGCATTTTTGACCCGTTTATTGGCCGAATTTTCACAACACTACCCCTTACTGACGATTGATTTAATTCCAGTTCCTAAAACCATAAAATTGTCACATCGAGAAGCCGATATTGTGATTTCAATTGATCGGCCTAAATCTGGACCTTATATTATTACTCGCCTCTCCAATTACTGTTTAAAGCTCTACGGCAGTGAAAGCTATTTAGCGAATAATGCTTTAATTTCAAATATCAATGACTTAACTCAACATCGTTTTATCGATTATATTGATGATTTAGTTTACAGTTCAGCTTTATATTCATTGGCACGCCTTCCTGTACCATTATCTGCATGTTTTCGCAGTAATAGTATTTTGGCACAGCAGATCGCAGTCAGTGCTGGCGCAGGTCTGGCAATTTTGCCATGTTTTTTAGCGCATAATAAAGCAGAACTCAAGACAGTACTCAGTGATCAAATCTGTTTTACCCATACCTTTTGGATGCTGACCTTGGTTGATTTACAGCATGAACCGAAAATTAAATTAGTGTGGAATTTTTTACGTAAACAAGCCGACCTACAACAAGATATATTGATGGACCATGAATATGTTACCCAGCAACGATGGCCCAAATAG